The following proteins are co-located in the Spirosoma montaniterrae genome:
- a CDS encoding sialate O-acetylesterase, which yields MTFRILLCGLLWQLLPSFSFAQLTLTTPVTRMVIQRNATNRANVLVAGLAPASATLVEARMVPLTLGQGSATAWTSLPFLSNSKAFRGWISTTGGWYRLDVRAKVTTTVLDQTSVNRVGVGEVFVVAGQSNVAGGFQTVVGATDDRVSCVDFRQDSLSEQLLPLRFNRVSSGTNIGPGQPYHLWGMLGDSLTRRLNVPVLFLGAALGGTSSDQWQQSAAGNFSSSLNASVYRRLGVALLHYVRRTGARAVLWHQGESDLYTSQQTYYDNIRYVIEKSRQQVNNAPLPWVVSRVSFINGNTNPAVIAAQNQLISNLPATFPGPATDSIVGPTNRPDGIHFSGAGLVRFVNSWVQALDANFFTVSTPYTPADESALLTSGYTLPIRRKPGETLFFSSLRSSPVETNNQYKVQILRADDGTTVLESAASSANPIQLTLPGNFPDGEYRFRTLTTNPATTGALSEPFRVDYFAPTTGVPLILQTAVQGGTADAVIRRVGYRYERGSHGFFAMVDASQPVEVRMQRIDGGSFSDSNWYLMPPVSQAPNYPQFADFSYVRFYPPIASGVGGVEPGRYRLSVRRQGDTGAGLWFEQSLLNNTRYILYYTQESVSNVPPVLTTSQATPAPVCLSGQIPVYVSVEGGSMSAGNVYSVRLSDGSGSFTSETVIGTGTSSPVVVTLPASLSVASNYRIRVVASNPAVSSAPSDPLTFCADLSLGMQLGSRTPKVGQPVTVTLTVSNSGPLPAHNIRAMSLLPDNLIFVNALTSSVSAAAGTVIVGVDSVAAGGSVAVLYRLQANQAGTFLTTAQLTATDQADPDSQPNSGTGDGQDDMAVADLRTLDGSGPIRVSPNPNQTPLPALQANQPATDPAKADLALRLTSSSLTPNSGQPFMLSVIVTNRGGATATGVSMQLVLPTGWSLAVTDGLSVNGQIITGNIANIPVDASNTLAVHLIALQAGTLRAQVQTASPSDPDSTPGNGFTNGEDDTASLTLRVR from the coding sequence ATGACCTTTCGTATTTTATTATGTGGGCTGTTGTGGCAACTGCTCCCATCGTTTTCGTTCGCTCAACTCACCCTAACCACGCCTGTCACACGCATGGTTATTCAGCGCAATGCCACCAACCGGGCAAACGTGCTGGTAGCGGGGCTTGCCCCGGCGTCGGCTACGTTGGTAGAAGCCCGAATGGTGCCGCTGACGCTGGGTCAGGGGAGTGCTACCGCCTGGACGTCGCTGCCTTTTCTATCTAATTCTAAGGCTTTTCGGGGCTGGATATCAACTACAGGCGGCTGGTATCGGCTCGACGTGCGGGCCAAAGTTACTACCACCGTTCTCGACCAGACCAGCGTTAACCGGGTGGGTGTGGGCGAAGTCTTTGTTGTAGCCGGGCAATCGAACGTAGCCGGTGGGTTTCAAACCGTAGTGGGTGCCACCGACGACCGGGTGTCGTGCGTCGATTTCCGGCAGGATAGCCTCAGCGAACAACTTCTACCGCTTCGCTTCAACCGCGTCAGCAGCGGCACCAACATTGGTCCCGGACAGCCCTATCACCTCTGGGGTATGCTGGGCGATTCGCTCACCCGACGGCTCAACGTACCCGTTTTGTTTCTGGGTGCGGCTTTGGGCGGCACCAGCAGCGATCAGTGGCAGCAGTCGGCGGCAGGTAACTTCAGTAGTTCGCTCAATGCGTCGGTCTATCGGCGGTTGGGCGTAGCCCTGCTGCACTATGTTCGGCGTACAGGAGCACGGGCCGTGTTGTGGCATCAGGGCGAAAGTGATCTGTATACGAGTCAGCAAACGTATTACGATAATATCCGGTACGTGATCGAGAAAAGCCGGCAGCAGGTAAACAACGCCCCGCTGCCCTGGGTAGTTTCGCGGGTCAGTTTCATCAACGGCAACACAAACCCGGCTGTTATTGCCGCACAGAATCAACTGATTAGCAACTTACCTGCCACATTTCCCGGCCCCGCCACCGACAGCATCGTTGGCCCCACCAACCGACCTGATGGCATTCATTTTTCGGGCGCAGGCTTAGTCCGATTCGTGAATAGCTGGGTGCAGGCTTTAGACGCTAACTTTTTTACCGTCTCAACCCCCTACACGCCCGCCGACGAATCGGCTTTGCTTACCAGCGGCTACACGCTGCCCATCCGCCGAAAACCCGGCGAAACGCTTTTCTTTAGCTCGCTACGTAGCTCGCCTGTTGAGACCAATAACCAGTATAAGGTACAGATTTTGCGGGCTGACGACGGTACAACGGTACTGGAATCAGCCGCCAGTTCAGCCAATCCGATCCAATTAACCCTACCCGGCAATTTCCCCGATGGCGAGTATCGGTTTCGAACCCTTACCACCAACCCGGCCACTACCGGTGCTTTGAGCGAACCGTTTCGGGTCGATTATTTTGCCCCGACAACCGGGGTGCCATTGATTTTGCAAACTGCCGTTCAGGGCGGCACTGCCGATGCGGTAATTCGACGCGTAGGGTATCGGTACGAACGGGGTAGCCACGGTTTTTTTGCGATGGTAGATGCCAGCCAGCCCGTTGAAGTTCGGATGCAACGCATCGACGGTGGCTCCTTTTCCGACAGCAACTGGTATTTGATGCCGCCCGTATCGCAGGCCCCCAACTACCCACAATTTGCCGATTTTTCCTATGTTCGATTCTACCCACCCATTGCGTCGGGCGTGGGGGGTGTAGAGCCGGGGCGGTATCGGCTTTCAGTTCGGCGGCAGGGCGACACAGGGGCCGGGCTTTGGTTTGAGCAGTCACTACTCAACAACACGCGTTACATTCTCTACTATACGCAGGAGTCGGTCAGCAATGTTCCGCCGGTGCTTACCACCAGCCAGGCCACTCCGGCACCCGTATGTCTGAGCGGGCAAATTCCTGTTTATGTGAGCGTTGAAGGCGGATCTATGTCGGCGGGGAATGTCTACAGCGTTCGGCTATCGGATGGCAGCGGCTCGTTTACCAGCGAAACGGTGATTGGCACCGGCACCAGCAGCCCGGTAGTTGTCACCTTACCAGCGTCGTTGTCGGTTGCCAGCAACTACCGAATACGCGTTGTTGCGAGCAATCCGGCGGTCAGCAGTGCGCCCAGCGACCCGCTCACGTTCTGCGCTGATTTATCGCTTGGCATGCAACTCGGTAGCCGCACGCCTAAGGTCGGCCAGCCCGTTACGGTTACGCTGACAGTAAGCAACAGCGGACCGCTGCCTGCTCATAACATACGGGCAATGAGCCTGTTACCCGACAACTTGATTTTTGTGAACGCCCTTACCTCGTCGGTAAGTGCCGCAGCCGGAACGGTTATTGTTGGCGTCGATAGTGTTGCGGCAGGTGGCTCAGTCGCGGTATTGTACCGGCTTCAGGCTAATCAGGCGGGTACGTTTCTGACTACGGCGCAACTTACGGCCACCGATCAGGCCGACCCCGACAGCCAGCCAAATTCCGGCACTGGCGACGGACAAGACGATATGGCCGTGGCCGACCTGCGCACACTTGATGGCAGCGGCCCCATCAGGGTATCTCCCAACCCGAACCAAACACCCTTACCCGCCTTACAAGCTAATCAGCCCGCTACCGATCCCGCCAAAGCCGATCTTGCTCTTAGGCTGACCAGCAGCTCGTTGACACCCAATAGCGGTCAGCCATTTATGCTTAGTGTAATTGTAACCAACCGGGGCGGAGCCACAGCCACGGGCGTCAGTATGCAACTGGTGTTGCCAACGGGCTGGAGTCTGGCCGTTACCGACGGTTTGAGCGTGAATGGGCAAATCATAACGGGCAACATAGCCAACATACCCGTCGATGCGTCGAATACACTGGCAGTGCATCTGATAGCACTTCAGGCAGGAACCCTACGGGCTCAGGTACAGACGGCCAGCCCCTCCGACCCCGACAGCACACCGGGCAACGGCTTCACCAACGGCGAAGACGATACGGCCAGCCTGACGCTGCGTGTGCGGTGA
- the galU gene encoding UTP--glucose-1-phosphate uridylyltransferase GalU produces the protein MIKKAVIPAAGLGTRFLPATKAQPKEMLPIIDRPTIQYVVQEAVDSGIEDILIITGKGKRAIEDHFDRNYELETRLEEKEDQLLLDEMRRLSDMANLHYVRQRELNGLGDAIRYARHHVGNEPFAVLLGDTIMDSVIPVTQQLIDTYAQYGGSVIAVEEVPHDKVNRYGIVGGKPVSDRILALDTLVEKPALAEAPSNLAIAGRYILTPDIFLMLEQTPVGKNNEIQLTDALLLLLRRENLYAHHIEGKRHDIGNKLDFLKTTVEFALKRPEFADKFRAFLEEIVRNG, from the coding sequence ATGATAAAAAAAGCCGTTATTCCTGCTGCCGGGCTTGGTACCCGGTTTTTGCCTGCCACGAAGGCGCAACCCAAAGAAATGCTGCCTATTATTGACCGGCCTACGATTCAGTACGTGGTGCAGGAAGCCGTTGATTCGGGTATCGAAGACATCCTGATTATAACCGGCAAAGGCAAACGAGCCATCGAAGACCACTTCGACCGGAACTACGAACTCGAAACCCGGCTCGAAGAAAAAGAAGACCAACTGCTGCTCGATGAAATGCGTCGGCTATCAGACATGGCGAATCTGCATTACGTGCGGCAGCGCGAACTCAACGGGCTGGGCGATGCCATTCGGTATGCCAGGCATCACGTTGGTAATGAGCCATTTGCGGTGTTGCTTGGCGATACCATCATGGACTCGGTGATTCCAGTAACGCAGCAGCTTATCGACACGTATGCACAGTATGGTGGCTCGGTGATTGCCGTGGAAGAGGTGCCGCACGACAAGGTAAACCGCTACGGCATTGTGGGCGGCAAACCCGTTAGCGACCGCATTCTGGCCCTGGATACGCTGGTCGAAAAACCGGCTTTGGCCGAAGCTCCGTCTAATCTGGCAATTGCGGGCCGGTATATATTGACGCCCGACATTTTTCTGATGCTGGAGCAAACGCCCGTTGGTAAAAACAACGAGATTCAGCTTACCGACGCGCTGCTGCTGCTGCTCCGGCGCGAAAATCTGTACGCCCACCACATCGAAGGCAAACGCCATGACATCGGTAATAAACTCGATTTTCTGAAAACAACCGTCGAATTCGCGCTGAAACGCCCCGAGTTCGCCGACAAATTCCGGGCGTTTCTGGAAGAGATTGTTCGGAACGGATAG
- a CDS encoding mevalonate kinase: MLIETRAYARAGLFGNPSDGFFGKTIAISVRNFGASVTLYPSPELTIEPQVQDTNVFRSLHHLRDSVGMLGYHGGVPLLKASIKKFAEYCDKEGIRLPNQNFSIRYSTSIPRQVGLSGSSAIIVATFRALMQFYNVEIPQPILPNLILATETDELGIAAGLQDRVIQCYEGCVYMNFDRPIMEQQGHGDYEPLDPHLLPKLYIAYNTDLGKQSGRVHNDVRARWLQGEPLVLDTMNAIADVARQGRDALLRRDNDALNDLVNQNFDLRSRIYAISDRNRSLIELARACGASASFTGSGGSIIGLYRDDAMLNRLFVELRKINARVIKPYVL, translated from the coding sequence TTGCTAATTGAAACTCGTGCCTATGCGCGGGCGGGCCTGTTTGGCAACCCGTCCGACGGATTCTTCGGCAAAACCATTGCCATCAGCGTTCGTAATTTTGGAGCCTCGGTTACGCTCTACCCATCGCCCGAACTGACTATTGAACCGCAGGTGCAGGATACCAATGTGTTCCGCAGTCTGCACCACCTGCGCGATTCGGTTGGCATGCTTGGTTATCATGGGGGCGTTCCATTGCTGAAAGCGTCCATCAAAAAATTCGCCGAATACTGCGATAAGGAAGGTATCCGGCTGCCCAATCAGAACTTTTCGATTCGCTACAGCACGTCGATTCCACGGCAGGTGGGTTTGTCGGGGTCGAGTGCCATTATTGTGGCGACGTTTCGGGCACTGATGCAGTTCTACAACGTCGAGATTCCGCAGCCCATTCTGCCCAATCTAATTCTGGCAACCGAAACCGACGAGCTGGGCATTGCCGCTGGTTTGCAGGACCGCGTGATTCAGTGCTATGAAGGCTGCGTGTACATGAATTTCGACCGCCCGATTATGGAGCAGCAGGGCCACGGCGACTACGAACCGCTCGATCCGCACCTGCTGCCGAAACTCTACATCGCCTATAACACCGACCTCGGCAAACAGTCGGGGCGGGTGCATAACGACGTGCGGGCGCGGTGGCTTCAGGGTGAACCGCTCGTCCTCGACACAATGAACGCCATTGCCGACGTAGCGCGACAGGGCCGCGACGCCCTGCTCCGGCGCGACAACGACGCTCTGAACGATCTCGTGAACCAGAATTTCGACCTGCGCAGCCGTATCTACGCCATCAGCGACCGCAACCGGAGCCTGATCGAACTGGCGCGGGCCTGTGGCGCATCGGCTTCGTTTACCGGCTCTGGCGGGTCGATTATTGGCCTGTACCGCGACGACGCCATGCTGAACCGCCTGTTCGTTGAACTCCGAAAAATCAATGCCAGAGTGATTAAGCCATATGTTTTGTAA